TTgctgtaagcaagaatgaaatgtatgttggaaagggctacctcacatagggccttttcaaactcaatgtaatggttgttgacattattaataaaatttcagcttcttcttatttattggagtcaaataatttatggcatattcgtttaggacatgtcaattacaaaaccctgcggaagttaattaaattagaagtattgcctaaattcgagtgtaataaatcaaaatgtcaaatatgtgttgaatttaagtttgtaaaacatccatataagtctattgaaaggaattcaaatcctttagacttaattcatactgacatttgtgatatgaagtcaacaccatctcgaggtgggaaaaagtattttataacttttattgacgattgcactcgatattgttatgtttatttgcttaatagtaagaatgaaataattgaagcatttaagcgatacaagaatgaagtggagaatcaattgaataaaaatatcaaaatgattataagtgataggggtggagaatatgaatctctgtttgcagaaatatgttcggaatatggaattatccatcaaactactgcccCATACACatctcaatccaatggaattgcggaaaggaaaaaacagacattaaaggaaatgatgaatttttTATTAATCAGTTCCGGCTTACCACAGAGTTTGTGGGGGGGAAGCTATCCTTACaactaaccgaatactcaacagagtaccctaCAGCAAAACggaatctattccatatgaaaaatggaaaggaagaaaacctaacttgaaatatttcaaagtgtgggggtatttagcaaaggtacaagtaccTGTAAAGACCGGGCCAAAAactgttgattttatttttattggatatgctacaaacagtaaagcatgtcggttggttcataaatctgataatcccgaaattcatgttaatacggtaattgaatcagataatgttgaattctttaaaagcatctatccgtataaaactgaatgcgggtcgttaagtgaaagaccaaAAACACCACGGGAAGAACctaaggaaaatactccaagtgaagaggatccaaggcgtagcaaacgtcaaagaacatctacttcttttggaccagattttgtgacatttttacttgaaaatgagcctcaaactttcaaaacagctatgtcatcttctaaTTCAGCTTTTTGGAAAGAGACAGTCAATAGatagattcaatcaattttggataaccatacatgggaattggttgatcttcctccagaaaataagcctttaggttcgaaatggatctttaaatggaaaatgatggcactattgacaaatataaagcaagacttgttgtcaaaggttataggcAAAAGGAAgtccttgattactttgacattTACTCaccagtaacgaggataacatctattagggtgttagtggcactggCGGTCGTGTAtagtcttgaaatccatcaaaaggatgttaaaacagctttcttaatagagaattggaggaagagatttacatgaaacaacctgagggttttgtggtttcgggtaaagaaaagaaagtgtgcaaacttgttaagtcgctttatggacttaaacaaacACCCAAttaatggcatgccaaatttgaccaaacaatgttggcaagtggatttaaaatcaacgagtgcaaCAAATATGTTTccattaaaaacactccaggtcatgaagtcattatttgtttatatgttgatgacatgttgaaaATAAGCAAAGATATGgaagatataaatgctactaagcgcatgctgactagcaaattcgacatgaaaTACTTaagagttgctgatgtgatcttaggaatcagattTCACAAggctccacaaggtctagcattatcacagtctcactacattgaaaaagtACTTGGCAAGTTCAAGAATTTGGATTTCaagattgccaagactccaattgacgtgagttatgcacttcaaaagaatgaaggtaaaagtgactcacaactggactatgcaagagtattgaaaagtttgatgtatatcatgaattgtacgcgaccagatatagcatgtgctattagcaaaCTAAGTCAGTTTATAAGTAATCCCAATAAAATACATTGTATGGCAATGAAACGATTTTTGGGGTATCTGAAACATACCCAAGACTATGTtctgcattataacaaatatccctctatgattgagggatatagtgatgcaaattggatcaccggatcatcTAAAGTAAAAttcacgagtggatatgttttcacaatttgggttggagcagtgtcttggaaatcatccaaatagACGTACATCGCCCGTTTTACAATGAAATTTAaattcatagctttagacaaGACTGGTGAAGAAGCTAAATAGcttcggaatttcttggaagatatttcattttggcccaaacctttggcacctatatgtatatattgtgatagtCCAATGGCAATAGGTAGGGCAGGGAGCATTATGTATAATGAAAAATCTCGTCAcatacgacggagacacaatacagttagacaactactctctagtggtgttatcacgattgactacgtgaagtcaagagataacttatcagatccacttacaaaaggcctatctagagaggcaatTGAAAGATCAttcagatccacttacaaaaggcctatctagagaggcaatTGAAATATCATCGTAGGGAATAGGGTTaaggcctaggacaagtcatcatggcagtaactctacctagcaaactggagatcccaagagctaggttcaaagagatcaaacaaagttataaataacggttcaacattttcaattaactcaacccattctcgtgatgaagacaatgttcaaaaatcaaggtaaagcattaaggctttttgatgagtcaataaagcttaaagcttcTTAATGATTTGCTATGTCTGGCAGGAAATGAtgagatagtgtgtctataggattacacgtttagaaatcacctatgtgagtgtgaagtataagccgcttcaaggggaatgaaagtaaaggtccattctctaagcactcatgacaccagacggtgttcatggctgaaacgaacacaactgtgagaaccatagatggttaagggttgattgtatgacttatgttgtctaggtatacaacaaatcTCGACGGTTCAaggatatcaaatctaccgattgaccgagtatatccgatataagttcactacggaaagttcaaaggtaaaacctacttatccagatgcaattaatccttgcatgTAAATCACACACTCGTCCATGCATTCCTTTgtcttatagccattccccattcatgtgggggattgttgggactGGAGTTTGgttaatgggaaatggagggaagaaAGTGAATGGAAAGTGAGCTCTATTTTACTTTGGAAAGAGCAAGTGTCCCTCAATAGTGGTGGAAAGAAAAATGAATGTGCTTATATTGAGAAAGCACTTCCTTTGGTAttaaatgggttggaaagaaagtaagcCTCGCGCCAtcatcgtcgtcgctcgctcggctcggcctCAGCCTCGGCttcggtcaaagattgattgattaatctttttgaacaaaatttctttcatttatttaattaattaacaaaaattcaaCCCAAAATAACCCAGGACTCGCGACGCAACCCGATCCgtttctttcccggattattttaaatccttTTTCCGGAATATTTCAAACGAGAAACGTTTCCACTATTCCAACAGCTAtggttgtttctgaaaggttgcaaactttTCAGAAACAGTGTCAGAAAATGACTATAAATATGCCttaatcccagaatctttcctaaCGAAATTTTCTGAACTTTTTCTCCTTCTTCTACACAATTAAATTCCAGTGTGGTTTATAGCCTTCAAGTGGTTCGTTGTTTCATCGGCGTTTTAGGTATCATCactctggtgagttaaatcgttctatccttgAAGGATAATATTGCAAAACCTCGGGTACTCGAgggaaataatttccttaagtacacactgtgaattcagtgggcttgATTTTATTCCGAAATATATTTACTGATTCTGGTTTCTGACAATCTCCAGTTTCTGTCTAATTTTCTTTTGACTTGTTTCTGTTTATGTTACAGAAATTTACAATTTCataatattatattatagtaATACAGATTGTTAACAATTCAACCTTTATAGTTATCATGCATTTTATGATTTTTGCATATACATGTCTAGTAAGTAAATATTTTAAGCAGGGTACCGTATGAGCATTCTTGCTTCAATGTGACAAGTAGTCATAGATTTGAGGCGTGGAAACAAGTCTTTAGTAAAAATACTAGGGGAAAGCTGTGTAGGGTAGACGACAATTCTCCCCCTACTCCTACGCTAGTAGGGAAGCATTGCATACGCAGAAATCCCCTCTATTTCTCCTAATCCACTTCTCACTCACAAAACACTCAAGGTTTCCTTATACCAACAACTGTCACACTTACAATTTTGTTTTATCCACTCTAGGTGATGTTCATTTTCTACGGGAttttaaagaatttttttatcatattttgatctTCAGCTTATGATTCATGCCTCGAAGATTCTTGTGTAAAATGACAAAAACCCTTCCACAATACCTTGAATTCAGAAAATTTAACATATTCAAGAATTACAAACTAGCAAAACCAGTAAAAGAATAACAAGAACCCATACTTGGGAAAAAAGCAAATCCTCATTCACACCTGAGAATCAAAGTTATTGTAGGCAGTGATAATTGGTGCCTTCTCCATTAAATCCTTCGATTCCTATAGTAAAAATCTCACATGATTAGCGAAATAGCTTATGTGGGAAACTCAAAATGACAAATAAGCTGCCTAAAAAATCTATTTGTAGGATTCATGCAAAACAACCTTGCAGCCTCGTGCAGACCATCCATTTATGCGATCACCATATCGAGTTTTACTATGGTGTTATCATCATCGATAAAAACAGATGATGTGCCAGAACTCTATCCAAATAAAGGGAGGAGTCCTTTTGATAATTGACACAATTCTTAACTGTAATCTCCCAATATTCCCTAAATTTAACACATACTATCCTTCTGACATGAGAACAAGATGGAATATGGGCACAACACTGGACTTACATCACAAGTAGTAGAACTGGAACATGAGATCACTACTGATTTGATGAGAAGGTGAGCCCCAGGTGGTGGTCCCTCGAGATAAAATATAACTTCATTAGGCATTGTTGACAGGGAAAATGAACCTTCTAGCATCCCCCAACCATCATTTGATACAGATTTTCTGCACAGACAAAAAAGCCACCACGACTATTGCTTCCTAAACAATGAAAGGTACGAAAGACTAAATAGATACAGATTCTTACTTTTCACCGGATTGAAAGCTTGTTTCTGACTTTTGATACACCAGTTTCAATGTAGCCAGTACATTAACACAACCCTGAAAAGTACCAGAGGCGCCAACACAAGCAGAAACTGTGTAAGTGGAACCTGCAGATATTCTGCTCGTAATGTCTTGCTCTAATCCATGCCAACATTGATTACGTTTCGACACAATAGCGGTTGTTAATCCATTATGGTATCCAGAACCTGCTGGAACCACAAAAGCATCACAACCATAATTTGGGCGCCAGAAGTGCAGCCCATCTGAGAAGTCATGGTTAAGGATGATGTTCCCAGTGTCTGCTGCATTTTCCTTTGACATCTGTCAGGAAATATGATTTGTACGATTAATGAGCTTGAACAAAAACTGACAGTAGCAACACTTATTAAGATCAGGTATAATATAACTAACAGCCTTAATTGTTGCTGAAGGTGCAAATTTGATGCTCAAGATACATTTCTCACCGGGTCATAGTAAAATATGTCAGAAGAAAAAAAGTTTGATTCTAGTTCACATCAAATTACATACTAAGATTTAAGTAAGGAGGTTTTATACTAATATttttctaatgatcaaattttgataccaaatcttGGCAAAACAATGTAGTTGCTCCTTTAGTGAAAAGTAGGTCACGTGGAATTATATACTACTTTAGCAGGAATGCTAGATACAACAGAGTGATTTTCATTTTCTATAAATTAGCCAAAAAAATGGAAATTATCAAAATTTACTTGTATTTAGCTCATGGCAAGTGCCTAGAAGATTCTCAGTCTAAAGTATTCAGCAAATGTTACCTTCAAGAATTACAAACTAGCAAAACTAGCAAAAGAATAGTAAGGAACccaaatttggtaaaatttgcaaaCCCACATTCGCACCTGAAAATCAGAGTTACTGCTGGCAGCGATGATCATGGGTTTCTTCTCTATTCTCTCCTTTAATTCCTACAGCCAAACATCACATGGTTAATCTAGTAACTTATGTAAGAAACACAAAAATGCCGAACAATTGGTGCGTAAAAAGTTTCTTTTTAAAAGGAAATTCAACAAAACAAGAAAGAGTACCTGGGAATGTGTTTGTTGTGAACGAGGTTTGAAGATTTGGACGTGGAGTGCTTCAATGAAGAGAGCAATTCCATTATATACAAGTCTTGTTCTGTGTTGAGAAATTTTGCATGTCTGGTCTTGAGAATAACGCGGGACATGCACAAACCAATCACAACACCATTTGGTTTTAAGCGATTTATTTCTTTTCTAGGTAATCCAAACACCAAGTGTGTACGTAATTAATAATCCTTGTAATTCCCAAGATAATTATTCCGGCGTGTTCTCTTCTTACTTTCCCCGTGTAAACT
The nucleotide sequence above comes from Nicotiana tabacum cultivar K326 chromosome 12, ASM71507v2, whole genome shotgun sequence. Encoded proteins:
- the LOC107767224 gene encoding endo-1,4-beta-xylanase 2-like, giving the protein MIIAASSNSDFQMSKENAADTGNIILNHDFSDGLHFWRPNYGCDAFVVPAGSGYHNGLTTAIVSKRNQCWHGLEQDITSRISAGSTYTVSACVGASGTFQGCVNVLATLKLVYQKSETSFQSGEKKSVSNDGWGMLEGSFSLSTMPNEVIFYLEGPPPGAHLLIKSVVISCSSSTTCDESKDLMEKAPIITAYNNFDSQNHSKGTSTIKMEMIFSLRIAVTRYLPLLSIFLIFKSAMHLLEE